The genomic window ATTCCTCATACTTTGCTGGATGCAGAGTCTTTAAATGCCGCACAAAGTTCGAAGTTATTCTCATGGAGCCTTGTATTGATCGTGCTTTGCCACGTGGACAATGTCTGCAAACTGCTATGATGCCACGCGACACACGCTGATATTCAGTTGCATTTaactacaaacacattataaagcaTTACACTTTTATAATAAGAGGCGATTTGGCTATTTACAGCAGAGCCCTCAATGGCTGAACTTAACATGGTGAACGGTTTTGTCCAAGTTAAAAggaaaaaagcaacaaaatattgAATGTACTTGGGCCCATCCTCCACCACCTCAGGACCTTTTccggttagggggtcagaatatacccgcggtaggaatgcctgtcgtaagaggcgactaaaatacaatatccaaggggctgtgtagcgcaacccttcaggttgccaacgcaatatatagcttctccaaacccaattgtcaatctcacctatccgcggcgaatcctgtttcactaacagatgaggctctggcgaccccatgctcCTCATGGAACGTTGTTGTAGTTCCAACAACATTGGCCCCAACCGTTTGATGGggtaagtttaaagaaaaaataacatCAAAAATCGTACTTTTCATGGGAAACGGATTTATGCATATCTTCTCTTGTCTTAACTTACTtcttaatctaatatctaatatttaTTGACTTTTGGCTGGCTCTAGGGCATTAGGAATAAAAATACACGTTTGTTAAGTTTTtccccaatatatttcggttgaaCAGCGGTAACCGTTCTCAAGGGTAACTTAATATATCTAATGTacattataaatgggaaagtttggatgtttgtccacacgtttgtctttgtgactcaatcacgcaagaacggctggaccgatttggatggcacatatagccaatagtctagaaggatctactagctatatttttttgaaatgggggaggtctccgccccctaggaacagttataatttaattattgtatttgttcgtctttgtgactgaatcacgccaaaacggctacacggattttgatgaaatttgggacacagacaatagtctactagcgaaattttgttcgagcatggaaaggggggtggggatcccacaaccccttcgaacaattactttttaataatttttacacattataattttacctttactgaccttcaccaatattgcAATTCAATAGGTCAAATTATTTGGAATACTTGGATCAGGATCGACCTAGAAGGAAGAGTTAGAAGATGGTGGCGACTGAGAGGAAAATAAGGAATTAAGAACGGAGAGATATAAGATATATTAAAAAGACAGCTGTAAAAAATGTGAGCGGTCGGTAGGGGAGAGTAATGGAGGAGTACGAGTAGGAAATGTAAGTGTTCACCATAAGTTATAACTAAGCAAtatagatttgaaaaaaaaagcaatatatgCAATGAGTACCTCTTCTATAATCTTgaaatattttccatttactatGACTGGGATATCATCCGATTCCGTTGTATTTGCATTTGCTTCATTGCTGTGTATGTCGAATATGatcaaatgaaaagaaaaaaataataaaataatattatttaaacagtAGTATGTTAcaccaaattcttaaatggttTAATATTTCTAAGTATTTTCAAAAATAACGGAAatcgacaaaaaatttaactCTCCTTACCTAACATCCACAAAACTAAATTGGGCGCTATTATTTGCTTCATATTCCGACGGCTGCGTTGTGTTACAttcattttcatatttaattATGTTATTATATCCTTGCTGGAAAGacgggtaaatttttttttgttaaaaggaaAGTATTAAGTAACAAAGAATGTGGCATGCAACACGACTATAGCGTTTATGTAAATGGTATTTGATTCAAAACACCCTCCCTTGTTACGAGTGTCGATTGGAGTAGATGGTCGACCGCTGAGTCATAACAGATTATCATTATAATGGAAACAAATGATTTTACATCCatcgaaataaaaatatgtttataatGGTCCAAAGATTTGACTATTAATTTGCATAGTAACAAATGAAAAAGATCGAATCGACAAATAGTCGATTTAATCCGAGCGACACTCGCCTTTCTCTGATGACCGAGTTATTTCAATCTTGAAACAATTCgaatttagtttttaaaaatgatACTGAATTCTGAAATGGTGCCTTTTACAATCATTTCCTAAGATATGGCCGGGCCATATGTGTGTGTTTTTAACCGGCCATCCACCTAAAAAAGTGTTTTACCATTTGGCTATTTTCAGCGTCCGCATGCACATTCCTTTGCTGGTGTATGTTGTGTGCACCATTCGCAGTGTTGTGTATATAAGTTTGATAATCCATGTATTGTCCACTGCTATTATCGACAAAGTTGGGTGGTGGAATAGTTCCATACTGATTGTTATGCATTGCTGACATATGGTTTGTAAGTATACCTTCACTTCCTAAATCATACTTTTCTAATTTTACATGGTTGTTATGCGGTTGTTCCATCTGTGAATTATAAATTATGTATGATTATCAAATTtaattgcatttatttaattaCAACTGAGTATGGTTGTCTTATGACTTACAGTTTCAAATTCTCATTTTGCCCAATTTAGCTTCCTTTgtgctaaaataaaacaaaaattaacaaattgaatcaattttaatataatattctCACCTcatattatttatcaatttaaattgaATGCTCTTTAATTTCAAGACTACGACTTCGTTATGTTTTCACTAAAGCAAAAGACAATAGTAGATGACTACTTTTCTCAAAGCTAATAATCATTCCCATAAATATTTTCCAATCAATTGGGTTtagatttattcaattaaatgatTAATCAAAATGGCGTATAGAGAAAAGATTATTCATTACCGGGTTGCATTCCACAAATGCAATTTTTGTTGAGAGGTGCCGGACGTTTGTTGAAAAGTAAAACACTGTTTATTTGCAGCGGTGGCTCTCAAACTTTTTGAAGAgtaactgctaaaactcgtccaaaaatatcgggagaggtgtcaaacccaagatcacgaatccgaaagcggaattaagaattttatttctgtgaaaagatatttccaaaaattaaaaaatggccccggagcgttccgaaaccgggggtgggatccatagtatttttgcgcagaacacctttctgcattgttGAAGTTGCGACCCTAAACAGGATTCCAAAAAATTTGGCTACCCATCATGACTGCCAATTTTCCCcataaccttcggggagtgtctttatcgggACAACTACAAGAACGGTCGTTATACACAttcttttgaatttttcgaaGTTTTAGGCCCACTTtcagaacggcaagttaacttTTAAACTCAGAGTAAACTTAAGaggtagagttgtgctttttcgttcatttcagagattcgaatctttcgttctttttctgatgaacgaacaagttgttctttttgttcatttgttcttttttttttcaagcaaatttgttcactgctgctcgcccCCCGGAAGAAGCCAATAAGTATAGattggggtgtgtatgcagcaatgctttgtgtaggtatattcaaatgtaatatgaataaataagttagtatatatatatatgtataattaacttcaaaaaaaaaagttacaaatttcggaagatacaggaaattgaaagagtacaggcacaaattgtaaatatgaacttttcaagtttaataaatgtaataattagtttcttacaaaacatgtttttcataaatcgtccatacatatattgttgtagcagtgccacacaaagttgaccacacatatctttagtgtaagtggcatcatcgacattcgtgctcattgtgaatttctgcgtatgtatggatgaatttacgtatgtatgttcgcgaacgagatgagagaaagactaacattagataaaatgaactaaaagaacaaataggaccaaaatcgaagatctagttcacttgttcagttgagagacccggtcaattgaacaagttcagaacgaaacaaCCCAACCCTATTGAGAGGTTAAACTCATAGGCGCAtagcgcatagtcatagtcaaaataaaataggtttaaaatttagttgcagctttttgacataattttcctATCCGTCAAAAAAACTGCAACTTAATTTTAAACCTATTCTATTTTGactatgttgttgctgttgttgtagcagtgcttcgcccgacCTAATAgttgcaaccgatcacaaattgtcatcaatatcctctaacaggagtccaggaaaactgtttcaataggggttgaccataatgaaaggggtgttagaggcgttggttccacattacaattaaagagatggttggtgtcatgtggggacacattgcaagcggggcatacattttgtatgtcggggttgattctggataggtaagagtttaacctgttacagtatccagaactaagttgagctagagtgactcgcgtttccctggcgagtatgcgttcctcttccgcaagttttggctactgttctttgagtactggattcaccgggtaattcctggcataaaggtccgatgcctcattatttagatggtgttctggggacataagaagacagcccgtggcggttctgagagcagtattttggcaggcctgtagcttcttccagtgggtagtttttaggcttggcgaccatataggagacgcgtagcatgcaatcggctggccgaTTGCTTTGTATggggtaatgagcgtttctttgtcttttccccaagtactgccagcaagggatttgaggattttattacggctctggagtttcggtacaatttcggctgcatgctaaaatgtagatcctgatcaaacgtcacacccaagactattttgactatgactatgcgccataaatttttgaaattaattctgagctataaaaataaattaacgtTCTGCAAGCGGGTCTTAGGTTTTAAATGTAAATgtgttttcattaaaaaaattttaaacaaaagaaaTTCTCGTAAAGATTAATTTTTACTTCACGACCTTAACGCCAtagccattgtaaattttactaagtagcgcaactaacagctgatcggtaaaaattcgcacattcacacgcacagttctcgactcagtttcaaaaaaaactttagattatttaattcaaattttaaagtgagtgtttaggccaccagcctaaatattcgctaccaccctaatgcacattttttggcaatattattatttaccggtaacggcccacccctgccgagcgctaacttcaaaggggaaaaactcgacgaaagttagctatcggcaggtggtgcggacctttttcgtttttaaagctttttttctattttggaacgtcaacgagccagcagcCAGCCCCAGGTGAGTTTCCTAACTTTTTTTCGAGTGTACAtcgtaaaaatttaaactgtgttctaAATTGTGAACTGCCAAGTGAAATTATTTCGTATAATTAAACTTCTTGCCATtgtcacttaaattttaatttttaactttctaTTTGCAATTAATCACTGGCACACATTTGAACGGGTTGAGTGCATTTGGTAATTCGATTAATTTCTTTCTCACTGCACTACGGCATATTCACCCGGAATTGCTATCTATATTGTGAAATTAATTAAACTTCCTGACGTCCAGGAAGTTTGTGAGTGCTTCACTTGTATAAAcaattattgtaaaatatttatcgtttataaataaattgtaacgaatcggtaataattcttctcttttctatttcttttatttgcgtgcgatcgcgccccacgacacgggtgccacattctCCCCGCAAacagtgagataatccttacaaatttatgtatacagaatatatatggcgtttttgttgttattaaaacaaaagttttatttatattaaagcttttatcatttttttttaactttgaaaaatctccgaacaccattccttcattatgtgacattcgactgcctagtccactgccttccactctattcgcaacataacctctacttaagctgccaaactatatagtaaacaatggccatagcatagattagattgatacgaatcttttgtttacgctctcatattttcgctggcaacaatcacagataaatccctcgcgccagctgaagcgggtgccagaacaaaaaatgtgccagctaaaacgaaaaacgggccaaaaatttcggtaaactttagtttgacctacaactgtagaatagcgttaaAAAGTTATgggaaaaggataaaaatacttgcttaagtgtaaatattattagttcgaaggcggagggtaaatattgtttcccattcaaaagttatcactaaaaacaggttttgtaaatatgaactcccgatgcaatcagtccattttgatcacagaacctggaacgccagacatgcaggataagccctatccattaaataatgttaactattatatcatagatcccgtttactgaaatttcaaaagaatatatggttttcactgcgagttaaatgcgttacaatatttgactaattaatttaatcgaaatgttagttttacttagatttgtttatttttaactctaactagtcgtattattgtaaaataactttaaagaaataaatattttacgactatcattttattaaatgattgcaactataatcgccgaaatgtatgtcaaaaatccccatattcagatctactcatttttgtttggagtggcatcattgataaatgttataaaaaatgtgctttTTGAcagccactccaaacaaaaatgagcagatctgaatatggggatttttgacatacatttcggcgattacagttgcaatcatttaataaaatgatagtcgcaaaatatttatttctttaaacctATTTTACagtaatacgactagttagagttacaTGCacacaaatctaagtaaaatttacattttgattaaattagtcaaatattgtaacgcatttaactcgcagtgaaaaccatatattcttttgaaatttcagtaaatcgacctatgatataatagttaacatcatttaatggatagggcttatcctacatgtctgacgttccaggttttGTGATCAAAATGGAATGGTTGCATctggacttcatatttacaaaccttgtttttagtgataacttttgaatggggaataatatttaccctccgccttcgaactaataatatttacacctaaacaagtatttttatcctttttcccataattttttaacgctattctacagttgtaggtcaaagtaaagtttaccgaaatttttggcccgtttttcgttttagctggcacattttttgttctggcacccgcttcagctggcgcgagggatatatctgtgattgttgccagcacaaatttgagataaatccctcgtgagagcgcaaaaaatgatACGAGTTTCGTATCAAGACATCTTGCTTAACGCCATGACCAAACAAAAGGTCGTGGCCCACAGTTTGAAATCCACTGATGCACAATatgcaccccagcgggttaggggatcagaatatacccgcggtaggtatgcctgtcgtaagaggcgactaaaatacaagattcaaggggctgtgtagcgcaacatttcaagttgccagcgcaatatatagcttcttcaaacccaattgtcaacctcacctatccgcggcgaatcttgtttcactaacagacgaggctctggcgaccccaagctcctcatggaacttgggggtagggagggagggaatggcctgtaggtttaatgtggccacataaatcgttcccgagatggtcgggctagcacctgaatggtgctatggtaccggagcgtaccggatttgtatccggcaaaggaccatcacatcgataacactccccaaagccttcggggagcaaccttatcgccacaacaacaaaaacaacaacaacaacatgcactcTGCAAGCATAATTTCAACTATGGGCTGTTGATActgttaagctgcagacattggtgctttatcggtaatcgtatcggtaaccttataacagttgattcgaccaaccttatgggaatcaatgcaatcgattattggagccgctaaggtcgtaaccgtatcgtagccaaccaattggtttttggtttatcgtcgcaacgataaacagctgattacgttagggatacgactacagcgatacgacatacggcccCAATGGCTCCCGCTTTATTGTTCAATTTTATAATCACTTTCAATTATACGATATAAATTTATTACGAATAATTGATAGATATAAATATTATATTAGtctatttttgcttggatttcaaCTCTCTAGGCATAACCATACCATAGGCAAGCAATAAGGTTTTGGGTTTTCGCTTGTTTATATGTATAGTTACGATACGCCACGGACGAGACTAATGCGTTATGACTATAGCAGGTATATTTAGATATACTGGCGCATAATcacagtcaaaataaaataggttttaaatttagttgcagctttttgacataattttctatgagctatctgtcaaaaaagctgaacctaaatttaaaacctattttattttggctatGATTATGCGTCACTGTCTTCGCCGAAGAGAAAGCTTCTTTTTTGAATTTCTACAACATGTAAATTAAGGTGATTATAGGCGAAGTTCGCTGCAGTTTTTCGGTAATATGCTTACACCATAAGTAGGCCAAAAAATAGCGATATGGTATCGCTACACCTAATTTACATTTGGGGTTGCAACAGCATAATTTCTCCATCAGCAACACGACTGCCAGGGAAATTTGCATCATTATGGCcacagaaaaagaaaagaatgagAAAACTAAAATAACTACTCAAGTTAAGCATGTGCCTAAAGATGCACAAGTGATTATGTCAATATTGAAGGAGCTTAACATACAGGACTATGAACCGCGAGTAATCAATCAGCTTTTGGAGTTTACTTATCGTGGGTTACTAAACGGTTGAAATTGTTCATCTAATTAATTTACGTTTTTAATACTACAGGTTATGTGACTTGTATACTAGATGATGCAAAAGTATTTGCAAATCATGCGCGTAAAAAAACCATTGATCTGGATGACGTTAAACTTGCAACAGAAGTCGTGTTGGATAAAGCATTTACTTGCCCACCCCCACGTCATGTAAACACCTTCATATACTTATGTTACGTTATACGAACGATTAACTTTTTTTTAGGTCCTAGCAAAGTTGGCAGAAGTGAGAAATGCTATGCCTTTGCCACCTATAAAACCACACTGTGGTCTGCGTCTTCCACCCGATCGCTATTGTTTATCAGCTTGCAATTATAAGTTACGGGCTGGTAGTCATCCGAAAAAAATGACGAAATCGGCATTAGATAGTCGCTCAACTATtaaaacacaattaaaaaataCTGGAAGTACCAGTAGTGGCGCGGGTATAAATAAGCGTCAAACAGTACTTGCACCAAAGACACAAATAGTTACTATACCTAAGCCGGTGATAAAGTTCACAACAACAACTAAACCAGTAGCGTTGAGCGGGTCGATAGGTATAGGTGGAGGCGTGAATGCAAGTACTGGTGGAACTGAAGGTAGTGATGTTAAAATGGAGGTGGATTTAGATGCAAGTGCGTCTGCAGCTGTTGGTAGTATTGGCTGTGGTAATTCCGGCGGCGACGGTAACTCTGGTGGCGTGAAGCGTGAACGGGAAGACGATGAGTTCGAAATAGTTCAGTAGATTAAGCACAGGCAATAAAGAATATTCgcttaaatatatttaattttttttaaattaaagtaaaaactgttttacATTGTAGCTTGATTGATTAGTATTGTTTGTGTTTTCACTTAAGTGCTAGTATGATTGCGCATCCCAAATCCATGATTTGGAGATATTCAGATCCACCATCCTGTAGACGAAATGAGCATtcctgtaaataaataaaataaagatttGGGTTTCTACATACGCGTTTCAATGGTTTTAGTTGCATTGCGACTTACACCCAGTTTATCGCAGATTAAAGCCTTTTGCTTATTGGTTAGTGATGCGCAACGAAGGACATACTCATTAAACTGCTCTAGCATTTGTCCAATACTGTAAGCTTCGTAGCCTATATGTCGTACAAATTCCTCCAAATTTGAATAATTTCCTGATCGGCATACATCcaaaaaatcaactaaataatACTCGGGCACAATGCCAGACATTTCCAACAAATCTGCAGTGCTTATAGTATTTGTTGTTCCTTTGAGGCGATAACATGATTGAAGTGTTGTTATGGCGCGCCTCATATCACCACCAGATATTTGTACAATCGACTGAAAAGCAGTATCATCTATCTTGACACCCTCCAACTCACAAATATGACGCAAACGTGCAATGATTTGTTCATCACCCAACGCTTTAAAACGAAATTTTGTGCAACGCGAAGTAATCGGCTCAATAATGCGCGACACATAATTGCACACtaaacagaagcgtgtactacgacTTTCCTT from Eurosta solidaginis isolate ZX-2024a chromosome 3, ASM4086904v1, whole genome shotgun sequence includes these protein-coding regions:
- the Taf9 gene encoding transcription initiation factor TFIID subunit 9: MATEKEKNEKTKITTQVKHVPKDAQVIMSILKELNIQDYEPRVINQLLEFTYRYVTCILDDAKVFANHARKKTIDLDDVKLATEVVLDKAFTCPPPRHVLAKLAEVRNAMPLPPIKPHCGLRLPPDRYCLSACNYKLRAGSHPKKMTKSALDSRSTIKTQLKNTGSTSSGAGINKRQTVLAPKTQIVTIPKPVIKFTTTTKPVALSGSIGIGGGVNASTGGTEGSDVKMEVDLDASASAAVGSIGCGNSGGDGNSGGVKREREDDEFEIVQ
- the LOC137246205 gene encoding replication factor C subunit 4, translating into MQAFLKTGKTTAFDKPQASTSSNALNSGERRKPPAPWVEKYRPKSVEDVVEQSEVVAVLRKCIDGADLPNMLLYGPPGTGKTSTILAAAHQIFGDIYRERILELNASDERGIAVVRTKIKGFAQLTASNTRPDGRPCPPFKIIILDEADSMTHAAQAALRRTMEKESRSTRFCLVCNYVSRIIEPITSRCTKFRFKALGDEQIIARLRHICELEGVKIDDTAFQSIVQISGGDMRRAITTLQSCYRLKGTTNTISTADLLEMSGIVPEYYLVDFLDVCRSGNYSNLEEFVRHIGYEAYSIGQMLEQFNEYVLRCASLTNKQKALICDKLGECSFRLQDGGSEYLQIMDLGCAIILALK